A region of Rhodoligotrophos appendicifer DNA encodes the following proteins:
- a CDS encoding DUF6504 family protein, translating to MLAVPPEPGETGEVLSATKTVVAELSRQALRVTAVNEAAEASGLKPGMTLADARAMYPDIQVAQPHRQEDLALLEALADACDRFTPMVALYPPDELLLDITGCAHLFRGEAALGRNILGRFKRTGLTAVAAVAGSAACARAVAKFSKGGIVTEGKIRAALSPLPLAGLQLPSPMLDALRRMGFLRIGDIIDLPRPPLTARFGSLLMERLDQALGQREEVIAFRRLPPRYWEEQVFAEPITQEAAALATAGALAQRLSRSLEEDQCGARRLELSLFRVDGVVKRISIGTSRPLRDPALMKQLLAEKINTLQHLDIGYGFDGIRLAAPVAEALWPVQPGLDEASMAEADLAGLIDRLNSRFGSDHLTEFIAQDSHIPERAVAMVPVQNKASPASHVGGDGFWQDSNAPLRPIRLLEKPEAIDVVATVPDGPPAQFRWRHVTHRIAQVEGPERISLEWWASSGPPPPSRDYFRIETIDGRRFWLFREGLYERGTPTPRWFLHGFFA from the coding sequence ATGCTCGCGGTGCCGCCTGAGCCAGGCGAGACGGGCGAGGTCCTCTCCGCGACAAAAACCGTTGTCGCCGAGTTGTCGAGACAGGCGTTGCGCGTAACAGCCGTGAATGAAGCCGCAGAAGCCTCCGGCTTAAAGCCGGGCATGACGCTCGCCGATGCGCGGGCGATGTATCCAGACATTCAGGTTGCCCAACCCCATCGCCAAGAGGATCTTGCCCTGCTGGAAGCCTTGGCGGATGCCTGCGATCGCTTTACCCCCATGGTCGCCCTTTACCCGCCGGACGAGTTATTGCTCGACATTACCGGCTGTGCGCATCTTTTTCGTGGAGAGGCCGCCCTCGGGCGCAATATTCTGGGCCGCTTCAAACGGACAGGACTCACCGCGGTCGCCGCCGTCGCCGGGAGTGCTGCCTGTGCCAGGGCGGTGGCCAAGTTCAGCAAAGGCGGCATTGTCACAGAGGGCAAGATCAGGGCTGCTCTAAGCCCGCTGCCGCTTGCGGGACTGCAGTTGCCCTCGCCGATGCTCGACGCTCTTCGGCGGATGGGATTCCTCAGGATCGGCGACATCATCGATCTGCCGCGGCCACCGCTGACTGCCCGCTTCGGCTCTTTGCTCATGGAGCGTCTCGATCAGGCCTTGGGCCAGCGCGAGGAAGTGATCGCATTCCGCCGCCTGCCTCCCCGCTATTGGGAAGAGCAGGTCTTTGCCGAGCCGATCACGCAGGAGGCCGCAGCGCTCGCAACCGCCGGTGCCTTGGCGCAACGGTTGTCGAGAAGCCTCGAGGAGGACCAATGCGGTGCCCGCAGACTCGAATTGTCCTTGTTTCGTGTGGATGGCGTCGTCAAGCGCATCAGTATCGGAACCAGTCGGCCGCTTCGCGACCCGGCTCTGATGAAGCAGTTGCTGGCTGAGAAAATCAACACGCTGCAGCATCTCGACATCGGTTATGGCTTCGATGGCATCCGCCTTGCGGCTCCCGTTGCGGAGGCGCTCTGGCCCGTGCAACCAGGGCTCGACGAGGCCAGCATGGCCGAGGCCGACCTTGCAGGCTTGATCGATCGCCTCAACAGCCGGTTTGGATCCGATCACCTCACGGAATTCATCGCCCAGGACAGCCATATCCCGGAACGGGCCGTCGCCATGGTGCCGGTGCAGAACAAAGCGTCGCCTGCATCTCACGTGGGGGGTGATGGTTTCTGGCAGGACAGCAACGCGCCTCTCAGACCGATCCGTCTCCTGGAAAAGCCTGAAGCAATCGATGTTGTCGCCACGGTGCCCGACGGGCCGCCCGCGCAGTTTCGATGGCGGCACGTCACGCATCGAATCGCGCAGGTCGAGGGGCCGGAGAGGATCTCGCTGGAATGGTGGGCGAGTTCCGGCCCTCCACCACCCAGCCGCGATTACTTTCGTATCGAGACGATTGATGGCCGCCGCTTCTGGTTGTTCCGAGAAGGACTTTATGAACGAGGAACACCGACACCACGCTGGTTTCTGCATGGATTTTTCGCCTAA
- a CDS encoding polysaccharide biosynthesis/export family protein — MSKAIRAAIVMLSMALAGCMGAGGNPAAYQPTATASPAGLNSAAPVSQSYRLGSGDKLRVIVFGEQDLSGEFELDANGDFSLPLVGQINAGGKTARDVEQAIGARLSQGYLKNPSVSVEILNYRPFYIHGEVKSAGEYPYSNGLTLQAAVAKAGGYTYRADMSTVYIRRANESAEMAYNLDRPVNVLPGDTVRVGERFF; from the coding sequence TTGAGTAAGGCTATTCGGGCAGCAATTGTCATGCTTTCCATGGCGTTGGCGGGGTGCATGGGCGCGGGCGGAAACCCGGCGGCATACCAGCCTACGGCCACGGCAAGCCCCGCAGGATTGAACTCGGCGGCGCCGGTGAGCCAGTCTTACCGGCTGGGTTCGGGCGACAAGCTGAGAGTAATCGTGTTCGGTGAGCAGGATTTGTCCGGCGAATTTGAGCTCGACGCCAATGGCGATTTCTCTCTGCCGCTCGTGGGTCAGATTAATGCCGGCGGAAAAACCGCGCGAGACGTCGAGCAGGCGATCGGAGCCAGACTGTCGCAGGGATACCTGAAAAATCCAAGTGTCAGTGTGGAAATTTTGAACTACAGGCCGTTTTACATTCATGGAGAAGTAAAGTCGGCTGGGGAGTATCCTTACTCCAATGGTCTTACACTTCAGGCTGCGGTCGCAAAAGCTGGCGGATATACGTATCGGGCTGATATGAGCACTGTGTATATTCGCCGAGCAAACGAATCGGCGGAAATGGCCTACAACCTAGACCGGCCGGTGAACGTCCTCCCAGGAGATACGGTGAGGGTAGGCGAGCGGTTTTTCTAG
- a CDS encoding error-prone DNA polymerase, with product MSAYAEFAVTTNFSFLRGGSHPEEYVVQANHLGLAAIGIADRNTLAGAVRAYGAAQEHGGHVAVGCRLVFVDGTPDILAYPRDRAAYGRLCRLLSHGNLREEAVKGQCWLTLPDLLDWVEGLCLILIPPRRIGSSFETLAQTLTEAAPRHLWLGASMLYRGDDSRRLSRLRDIGHRHKIPLIAIGDVIYHHPDRRPLQDIVTCIRDHVTLEQAGRRLEANAERHLKYPQEMGRLFRAFPEAVAETISFLSRLDFSMDQLKYDYPLETREGFATPQDALIAFTWEGAARRYRDGIPESVRQSIEDELSIIADLNYAPYFLTVYDIVREAKRREILCQGRGSAANSAVCFCLGITEVDPATSKLLFARFISESRNEPPDIDVDFEHERRPEILEYVYSKYGRARAGLAATTITYRTRSALREVGKVFGLSEDTTAALAGTVWGWSAEGVAEERVRELGLDPSDWRLAQVLRLARELIGFPRHLSQHVGGMVITHSRLDELVPVTRSAMEDRPIVEWNKDDLDTLKLLKVDILALGMLTAIKKCFTLLNEHYGRSFSKISEPDGDDERVYAMLQRADSIGVFQVESRAQQSMLPRLKPDKFEDLVIEVAIVRPGPIQGGMVHPYLQRKQSGEQPVYPSKELEEVLKPTLGVPLFQEQAMQIAMVAADFTATEADQLRRAMATFRNVGTIGRFHDKLVNRMKEKNYDPVFIDSLWKQIEGFGSYGFPRSHAESFALIVYCSAWIKCHYPDVFAVGLLNSWPMGFYAPAQLIRDAQEHGIEIRPVDILTSSWDHDLEVSEAPIMLHPRHGDMKGDILSSHAVRLGLRQVHGLSWDEGQKIVELRGEGYDSLRDLWLRTGLSPATLEKLADADAFRSLGLDRRAALWAIRGLNRAGDKDDLPLFRAAKGREIEPDVNLPPMRLGEQVIEDYRHLKLSLKAHPVSFVRSELHRRKITPCEMLPHLANGRRMAIAGLVLVRQRPGTSKGVIFMTIEDEGAWANVIVWPKIFEEFRPMVLGSRLVGVTGRLQSASGVIHLIAERLEDLSPLLDTVVAGAATLDSRMPPDESKRPVYSREKRPGHSNTPDLSPPAPRQITARQAMPKGRNFH from the coding sequence ATGAGTGCCTATGCGGAATTTGCCGTCACCACGAATTTCTCCTTCCTCCGCGGCGGCTCGCATCCAGAGGAATATGTCGTCCAGGCCAATCATCTTGGACTTGCCGCCATTGGCATCGCGGACCGCAACACCCTTGCCGGTGCGGTCCGCGCCTATGGCGCTGCCCAAGAGCATGGGGGGCACGTGGCCGTGGGTTGCCGGCTGGTCTTCGTCGACGGGACACCCGACATTCTCGCCTATCCCCGAGACAGAGCTGCTTATGGACGCCTATGCCGACTGCTCAGCCATGGCAATCTTCGGGAGGAGGCGGTCAAGGGGCAGTGCTGGCTCACTCTGCCCGATCTCCTGGACTGGGTCGAAGGCCTCTGCTTAATCCTCATCCCCCCTCGGCGGATTGGGAGCTCCTTCGAAACTCTTGCCCAGACGCTGACGGAGGCCGCTCCCCGCCATCTCTGGCTCGGAGCCTCCATGCTGTATCGGGGAGACGATTCCCGGCGATTGTCGCGGCTTAGAGACATCGGACACCGTCACAAGATCCCGCTGATCGCCATTGGCGATGTCATCTATCATCATCCCGACCGGCGCCCCCTGCAGGACATCGTTACCTGCATCCGGGACCATGTGACCCTGGAACAGGCCGGGCGGCGGCTTGAGGCCAATGCGGAAAGACATCTCAAATATCCCCAAGAAATGGGGCGATTGTTTCGCGCCTTCCCCGAGGCGGTGGCTGAAACGATCAGCTTTCTCTCGCGCCTCGACTTCTCGATGGATCAACTCAAATATGACTATCCCCTCGAGACCCGGGAAGGTTTCGCCACGCCACAGGACGCCCTCATCGCTTTCACATGGGAAGGTGCTGCCCGGCGCTATAGAGATGGAATTCCCGAGAGCGTCCGCCAGTCCATCGAAGATGAGCTCAGCATCATCGCCGATCTGAATTACGCGCCCTATTTCCTGACGGTCTACGACATTGTCCGCGAGGCCAAGAGACGGGAGATCCTCTGCCAAGGTCGAGGGTCGGCCGCCAATTCCGCCGTGTGCTTCTGTCTTGGAATCACGGAAGTCGACCCGGCCACCAGCAAGCTCCTGTTTGCCCGCTTCATTTCGGAAAGCCGCAACGAACCCCCGGATATCGATGTGGATTTCGAGCATGAAAGGCGGCCCGAAATTCTCGAATATGTTTACAGTAAATATGGGCGTGCGCGGGCCGGCTTGGCAGCGACCACCATCACCTATCGGACCCGCAGCGCCCTGCGGGAAGTGGGCAAGGTGTTCGGCCTTTCCGAAGACACCACCGCCGCGCTGGCAGGAACCGTGTGGGGCTGGTCTGCCGAGGGCGTGGCGGAGGAACGGGTCAGGGAGCTCGGGCTGGATCCAAGCGACTGGCGGCTGGCTCAGGTTCTCCGATTGGCCCGTGAATTGATCGGTTTTCCCCGCCATCTCTCCCAACATGTCGGGGGGATGGTCATCACCCATAGCCGCCTTGATGAACTGGTGCCGGTTACCCGCTCAGCCATGGAAGACAGGCCCATCGTCGAATGGAACAAGGACGATCTGGATACGCTGAAACTGCTCAAGGTCGACATTCTTGCCCTGGGAATGCTCACTGCCATCAAGAAATGCTTCACCCTTCTGAATGAGCATTATGGTCGCTCGTTCAGCAAGATCAGTGAGCCGGATGGGGATGATGAACGCGTCTATGCCATGCTGCAGCGCGCGGATTCGATCGGCGTCTTCCAGGTTGAGAGCCGCGCCCAGCAATCCATGCTGCCGCGGCTCAAGCCTGATAAATTCGAAGATCTGGTGATCGAGGTCGCCATTGTCCGCCCTGGTCCCATTCAGGGCGGCATGGTGCATCCCTATCTCCAACGGAAGCAGAGCGGGGAGCAGCCTGTCTATCCCTCCAAAGAGCTGGAGGAGGTCCTAAAGCCGACCTTGGGCGTGCCGCTGTTCCAGGAGCAGGCCATGCAAATCGCCATGGTCGCCGCCGATTTTACAGCCACAGAGGCCGACCAGTTGAGACGTGCCATGGCAACCTTCCGCAATGTCGGCACGATCGGACGCTTTCACGACAAGCTCGTCAACCGGATGAAGGAGAAGAATTACGACCCCGTCTTCATCGACAGTCTCTGGAAGCAGATCGAGGGATTTGGCTCCTACGGTTTTCCTCGCTCCCATGCGGAGAGTTTCGCCCTTATCGTCTATTGCTCGGCATGGATTAAATGCCACTATCCGGATGTCTTTGCCGTCGGCCTCCTGAATTCCTGGCCCATGGGCTTCTACGCTCCCGCCCAACTGATCCGGGATGCGCAAGAACACGGCATCGAAATCCGTCCCGTCGATATCCTCACCTCATCCTGGGATCATGATCTCGAAGTGTCCGAGGCGCCCATCATGCTCCACCCCCGACATGGCGACATGAAGGGTGACATCCTCTCCTCCCATGCCGTCCGGCTGGGTTTGCGCCAAGTCCATGGTCTCTCCTGGGACGAGGGTCAGAAGATCGTGGAGCTTCGCGGGGAAGGCTATGATTCCCTTCGCGATCTCTGGCTCCGGACGGGTCTCTCCCCAGCAACACTCGAAAAGCTCGCCGATGCCGATGCCTTCCGTTCCCTCGGCCTCGACCGGCGCGCAGCCCTTTGGGCCATCCGAGGCCTCAACCGGGCGGGCGATAAGGATGACTTGCCCTTATTCCGGGCTGCCAAAGGCCGTGAGATCGAACCCGACGTCAACCTTCCGCCCATGCGGCTCGGAGAGCAGGTCATTGAGGATTACCGGCATCTCAAGCTCTCTCTGAAGGCTCATCCCGTAAGCTTCGTGAGGTCAGAGCTCCATCGGCGCAAGATCACCCCCTGCGAGATGTTACCGCATCTCGCCAATGGCCGGCGAATGGCGATCGCGGGGCTGGTCCTCGTCCGTCAGCGTCCAGGCACCTCCAAGGGGGTCATCTTCATGACGATCGAAGACGAGGGGGCCTGGGCGAATGTCATTGTCTGGCCGAAAATATTCGAGGAATTCCGGCCCATGGTTCTCGGCAGCCGCCTCGTCGGCGTCACGGGGAGGCTCCAAAGCGCCAGCGGCGTCATTCACCTCATTGCCGAACGGCTCGAGGACCTGAGCCCTCTCCTCGACACCGTCGTCGCCGGCGCCGCCACTCTCGATTCCCGCATGCCGCCCGATGAATCGAAGAGGCCGGTCTACTCCCGCGAGAAACGTCCAGGACATTCCAATACCCCGGACCTCTCGCCCCCCGCTCCACGGCAGATCACAGCCAGGCAAGCGATGCCAAAGGGACGCAACTTCCACTGA
- a CDS encoding MFS transporter translates to MIVALLFLVVIISNIDRAAMAFAIDAISFEIDLAQDEVGIILGAFGLGYAITTLLGGVAVDAFGARFVMFIAMLVMVAAMSMAALATSATTLILSQGLLGLAAGPLFPALTRAIADWLSPHERGTALAYSLVALPIALAVSGPLLTVIMALAGWRPMFWALAIGIGLWIPVWMLFFRDDPQRSPFVSQSELEHIGRDRASHRFVGVLAPGRHDWLFVLTNRTLLANAWAFFVFGYFLFFFLTWLPTYLRAAHGLSLDQVGLFSILPWLCAAVLLWVFGLLSDFLLRRTGRLRIARSLLIGSTQAVAALAVLPIVLASDIYWTIGLISVAVGFSLAANTAFYATVIDIASRRAGAALGVMYTAFALAGAIAPYLTGRIVAMTGRFDGAFWLLAALSLSSVIIVMVFHQPDDTLHRARHR, encoded by the coding sequence GTGATTGTAGCGCTTCTGTTTCTGGTGGTGATCATCTCCAATATTGATCGTGCCGCCATGGCCTTTGCCATTGATGCCATCTCCTTCGAAATCGATCTGGCTCAAGACGAGGTCGGGATCATACTCGGTGCCTTCGGTCTGGGTTATGCGATCACGACCTTGCTCGGTGGAGTGGCCGTCGACGCTTTTGGGGCTCGATTCGTGATGTTCATCGCCATGCTGGTCATGGTCGCCGCGATGTCCATGGCTGCTCTCGCGACGTCGGCAACGACACTGATCCTTTCGCAAGGTCTTCTCGGTTTGGCCGCCGGACCTCTGTTTCCCGCCCTGACACGGGCGATCGCAGACTGGCTTTCGCCGCATGAGCGGGGAACTGCTTTGGCTTATTCCCTGGTTGCCTTGCCGATCGCCTTGGCAGTCAGCGGACCGCTTCTCACCGTCATCATGGCGCTTGCCGGCTGGCGGCCGATGTTTTGGGCATTGGCCATCGGCATAGGCCTGTGGATACCGGTGTGGATGTTGTTTTTTCGCGACGATCCGCAACGGTCGCCATTTGTAAGCCAATCCGAGCTCGAGCATATTGGCCGAGATCGGGCTTCCCATCGCTTCGTTGGCGTACTGGCTCCCGGTCGCCACGATTGGCTCTTCGTCCTCACCAACCGAACATTGCTCGCCAATGCCTGGGCTTTCTTCGTGTTCGGCTATTTCCTCTTCTTTTTCCTGACCTGGTTGCCGACCTACCTTCGCGCGGCGCATGGCCTAAGCCTTGATCAGGTAGGGTTGTTCTCCATCTTGCCGTGGCTCTGCGCGGCAGTGCTGCTTTGGGTGTTCGGGCTCTTGTCGGACTTTCTGCTGCGTCGGACGGGGCGGCTTCGCATTGCTCGATCCCTGTTGATCGGCTCAACCCAAGCCGTGGCGGCCCTTGCAGTATTGCCGATCGTCCTGGCCAGCGACATATACTGGACCATTGGCCTGATTTCGGTTGCTGTCGGCTTCAGCTTGGCCGCGAACACCGCTTTCTATGCGACTGTGATCGACATTGCCTCGAGGCGTGCCGGGGCGGCTCTCGGCGTGATGTACACGGCTTTCGCCCTGGCGGGCGCGATAGCGCCCTATCTCACGGGGCGGATCGTCGCCATGACCGGCCGTTTCGACGGCGCTTTCTGGTTGTTGGCAGCACTGTCCCTGTCTTCGGTCATCATCGTCATGGTGTTTCATCAACCCGACGACACCTTGCATCGGGCCCGGCACCGCTGA
- a CDS encoding ImuA family protein — protein sequence MPVPLLAEKFARLQRRIAKLERTGSRGGPIRREHFLPSGIPSLDALLGGGLCRRAVHEACSGNTASAGTTVGFVLGFVSRGLAETGRRVLWIQDRLSQLEMGSLYGPGIEAFGLDPDRLLLLKPDRPSDALWAMEEALKCPGIAMVIGEFFQDKGLDLTTTRRLALAAREQDGLGVVIRHQPGSQSTAAWTRWIVTTQSGDVRDGYGGLGAAAFNVILARNRSGPPGQWALVWDKESHEFFEKIPRNLAATAEHGPSYARGAA from the coding sequence GTGCCTGTTCCTTTGCTTGCGGAGAAGTTCGCACGCCTCCAACGAAGAATTGCAAAGCTGGAACGGACAGGCTCCCGAGGGGGGCCCATCCGGCGAGAGCATTTTCTGCCCTCGGGCATTCCTTCCCTGGACGCTTTGCTGGGTGGAGGCCTCTGTCGGCGGGCCGTGCATGAGGCCTGTAGTGGCAACACTGCCAGCGCAGGAACGACGGTGGGCTTCGTTCTCGGTTTTGTATCCAGGGGTCTAGCAGAGACAGGACGGCGGGTTCTCTGGATTCAGGATCGGCTGTCTCAGCTTGAAATGGGGTCTCTCTACGGACCGGGCATCGAGGCCTTCGGGCTGGATCCCGACCGACTGCTCCTGTTGAAGCCAGATCGGCCAAGCGATGCCCTTTGGGCTATGGAAGAGGCCCTCAAATGTCCCGGGATTGCCATGGTTATTGGGGAATTCTTCCAGGACAAAGGTCTCGATCTCACCACTACCCGGCGTCTCGCCTTGGCCGCCCGCGAGCAGGATGGCCTCGGGGTCGTGATCCGGCATCAGCCCGGGTCCCAATCAACCGCAGCCTGGACACGATGGATCGTCACGACGCAATCGGGCGACGTTCGCGATGGCTATGGCGGGCTTGGCGCTGCAGCTTTCAACGTCATCCTCGCCCGCAATCGTTCCGGACCACCAGGCCAATGGGCGCTCGTCTGGGACAAAGAAAGCCATGAGTTCTTCGAGAAGATACCTCGCAATTTGGCTGCCACGGCTGAGCACGGACCGTCTTATGCTCGCGGTGCCGCCTGA
- the exbD gene encoding TonB system transport protein ExbD, translating to MAARLDESGGDDLVETHEINVTPFIDVMLVLLIVFMVAAPLATVDVPVDLPMSNATPQPRPDKPVFLSVRSDMSLVLGNDRLSRDELAARLNEATQGDKEQRVFLRADRMVSYGDVMGVMNDVRQAGYTKIGLVQLEVVDPAAAAAGRQ from the coding sequence ATGGCAGCAAGGCTGGACGAGAGCGGCGGCGATGACCTGGTGGAGACCCACGAGATCAACGTCACGCCGTTCATTGACGTAATGCTGGTTCTCCTGATCGTCTTCATGGTGGCAGCACCTCTGGCGACTGTGGATGTGCCCGTGGATTTGCCGATGTCCAATGCGACCCCTCAGCCGCGCCCGGACAAACCGGTTTTTCTCTCTGTTCGATCAGACATGTCGTTGGTCCTGGGCAATGACCGCCTGTCCCGCGATGAGCTTGCGGCGCGGCTCAATGAGGCGACACAAGGGGACAAGGAACAACGGGTCTTCCTGCGGGCCGATCGGATGGTGTCCTATGGCGATGTCATGGGGGTCATGAACGACGTCAGGCAAGCCGGTTATACCAAGATCGGTCTGGTTCAGTTGGAGGTCGTCGATCCCGCCGCGGCCGCAGCGGGCAGACAGTAA
- a CDS encoding tripartite tricarboxylate transporter permease: MEILANLELGFSTALTPVNLLYCFIGVLLGTLVGVLPGIGPTATVAMLLPITFSLSPVTALIMLAGIYYGAQYGGSTTAILINLPGESSSAVTAIDGYKMARQGRAGAALAVAALGSFFAGTVATLAVALFAPPLARMALQFGPAEYFSLIVLGLVASIALAHGSMLKALAMIVLGLLLGLVGQDIYTGTPRFTFGLFELYSGINFVSVAVGVFGVAEILRNLENEHNREVGIKKVTGLWLSKEDFKRAAAPVLRGTLLGSILGILPGGGHILSSFASYAIEKRISKHPEEFGQGAIEGVAAPESANNAAAQTSFIPLLTLGLPAHPVMALMIGAFIVQGITPGPNVIRDEPALFWGVITSMWIGNLMLVLLNLPLIGIWVRMLTIPYNYLFPAIIAFACIGAYSLDLNVFDIYMIAVFGIVGYVLVKLGCEPAPLLLGFVLGPLLEEHMRRAMIISRGDPMVFLERPISAGLLAAALAALALTFLPSIGKKRKEVFVEED; this comes from the coding sequence ATGGAAATACTCGCCAATCTTGAACTGGGGTTCAGCACCGCTTTAACTCCGGTAAATCTGCTCTACTGCTTCATCGGCGTGTTGCTCGGCACGCTTGTGGGGGTGCTCCCGGGAATTGGCCCCACGGCGACGGTCGCCATGCTCTTGCCGATCACCTTCAGCCTTTCTCCAGTCACCGCGCTGATCATGCTCGCTGGCATCTATTATGGCGCCCAATATGGTGGATCCACCACGGCCATTCTGATCAATCTGCCCGGGGAATCCTCATCCGCCGTCACGGCAATCGACGGCTACAAGATGGCCCGGCAGGGCAGGGCCGGGGCGGCACTTGCGGTAGCGGCTCTCGGATCTTTCTTTGCGGGCACAGTCGCCACCTTGGCGGTCGCCCTATTCGCCCCCCCTCTAGCGCGGATGGCCCTGCAATTCGGTCCCGCAGAATATTTCTCGCTGATCGTGCTCGGCCTCGTGGCCTCAATAGCGCTGGCGCATGGCTCGATGCTGAAGGCGCTGGCGATGATCGTGCTCGGGCTGCTGCTGGGTCTCGTCGGTCAGGATATCTACACCGGCACGCCGCGCTTCACCTTCGGGCTTTTCGAGCTCTATTCCGGCATCAATTTCGTCTCCGTTGCCGTGGGTGTCTTCGGCGTGGCGGAGATCCTGCGCAACCTTGAAAACGAGCATAATCGAGAGGTCGGTATTAAGAAGGTGACGGGCCTCTGGCTCTCGAAAGAGGATTTCAAGCGGGCGGCGGCACCCGTCCTGCGAGGAACCCTCTTGGGCTCGATCCTCGGCATCCTGCCTGGCGGAGGACACATCCTGTCATCCTTCGCCTCCTATGCCATCGAAAAGCGAATATCCAAGCACCCCGAGGAATTCGGCCAAGGCGCCATCGAAGGTGTGGCCGCTCCCGAATCCGCTAACAATGCTGCAGCCCAGACCTCGTTCATCCCCCTATTGACCTTGGGCTTACCGGCCCATCCGGTCATGGCGCTGATGATTGGCGCCTTTATCGTTCAAGGCATAACACCTGGCCCCAACGTCATCCGCGATGAACCGGCACTGTTCTGGGGAGTGATAACCTCCATGTGGATCGGCAACCTCATGCTGGTCCTGCTGAACTTGCCCTTGATCGGCATCTGGGTGCGGATGCTGACCATTCCCTACAATTACCTGTTTCCGGCGATCATCGCCTTCGCCTGCATTGGCGCCTATTCCTTGGACTTGAACGTCTTCGACATCTACATGATCGCCGTCTTCGGCATTGTCGGCTACGTCTTGGTCAAGCTCGGCTGCGAGCCGGCGCCTTTGCTGCTGGGATTTGTTCTCGGTCCGCTGCTCGAGGAGCACATGCGCCGGGCGATGATCATCTCGCGCGGCGATCCCATGGTCTTTCTTGAACGGCCGATCAGCGCCGGCTTGCTGGCAGCCGCCCTTGCTGCCTTGGCCCTGACCTTCCTGCCTTCGATCGGCAAGAAGCGAAAGGAAGTCTTCGTCGAAGAGGATTGA
- the exbB gene encoding tonB-system energizer ExbB yields the protein MLTRLFPRAALLACAMGLILNGLSSAVAQQAGSDPSSPPQSQALDPAAPSPVPEGATTEPTPSQETILDTEDAGSFIAPGVNKAALPHDLSPWGMFLAADIVVKAVMVSLAFASVLTWTVWLAKSIELLGAKRRTSQTLGALNDARSLHDAEKMLYHARGASTDLVRAARAELTLSDALASEGIKERLATTLSRIEARAGRTMTKGTGLLATMGSTAPFVGLFGTVWGIMNAFIGISKSQTTNLAVVAPGIAEALLATALGLVVAIPAVMIYNVFARAIAGYRASLSDVSAGVMKLVSRDLDRQALNHTTPSSRPAERASFGRVVPAE from the coding sequence ATGTTGACGAGATTATTTCCAAGAGCGGCGCTATTGGCATGCGCCATGGGGCTGATCCTGAATGGGTTGTCTTCCGCGGTGGCACAGCAGGCTGGCTCGGATCCTTCCTCTCCGCCGCAATCACAGGCTTTGGATCCCGCCGCGCCGTCTCCTGTGCCAGAAGGAGCGACAACCGAGCCGACGCCGTCCCAGGAAACTATTCTTGATACTGAGGATGCGGGTTCCTTCATTGCCCCCGGCGTCAACAAGGCGGCACTACCTCACGATCTTTCCCCCTGGGGGATGTTCCTGGCTGCAGACATTGTTGTGAAGGCGGTTATGGTTTCCCTCGCTTTCGCATCGGTCCTCACCTGGACGGTCTGGTTGGCCAAATCGATCGAACTTCTCGGAGCCAAGCGGCGCACGTCTCAGACGCTCGGCGCCCTGAATGATGCACGCTCGCTCCACGATGCGGAAAAGATGCTCTATCATGCGAGAGGGGCCAGCACGGACCTTGTGCGCGCTGCGCGCGCAGAACTGACCTTGTCCGATGCCTTGGCATCCGAGGGGATTAAGGAACGCCTTGCCACCACCTTGAGCAGAATAGAGGCCCGCGCAGGACGCACCATGACCAAGGGCACGGGTCTTCTCGCCACGATGGGATCGACAGCCCCCTTTGTCGGACTTTTCGGCACGGTCTGGGGGATCATGAATGCCTTCATCGGGATCTCGAAATCCCAGACCACGAATCTCGCCGTGGTGGCCCCCGGCATTGCAGAGGCCTTGCTGGCCACGGCCTTGGGGCTGGTCGTCGCGATCCCCGCGGTGATGATTTACAACGTCTTCGCCCGCGCCATTGCCGGGTATCGGGCGAGTTTGAGCGATGTGTCCGCTGGCGTGATGAAACTGGTAAGTCGTGACTTGGATCGTCAGGCTCTGAATCACACAACGCCCTCTTCGCGACCGGCGGAGCGGGCTTCCTTTGGTCGAGTTGTCCCGGCGGAGTAA